The Aerococcus loyolae genome contains the following window.
CGTTAAAGCCAGGAAGAAAGAGTTCCCATTTTTCTTTTAGATTATCGATTTCTAAAGCAGTCAATTGCATCTTAGAGTAATTTTCATTTTCATTTAAATGGTAAATTGTAAAATGAAGTGCATAGAGAAAAGGACGACAAAAAACCAGTGATGCTCTATACTTAAAAGCGTCTAAACCCAAGTAAAGGAGCACTCACTGGCTATGAAACATTCTAACACGAAACCTAGATCATATACACACCTTTCTGCAGAAAAACGCGGAATTATCCAAGCAATGCACCAAGAAGGACATAAACAGAAAGAGATTGCTGACGCCGTTGGCGTCAATCAATGCACCATATCTCGTGAACTAAAACGTGGAAAAACACGTCAAATGAACTATGATCATACCTACGTTGATGTCTATCTTGCAGAAACTGGCTCGCGTGTTTATAAAGATAATCGGTCAAATTCTAAAGCCAGAGGCGCTTTGTATGGAAAATCTAACTTCATTAAAGCCTTTGAGGAAGCCTTACTGACACCTAAAGAAGACCGTATTTTCAGTGTTGATACGTTTATTCATGATTACCGCAGAAAACACCCTTTAGAAAGAGTTCCTTGCACCAAAACCATGTATAAATATATCAATCTTGGTTTATTAAATGTGAGGAATATTGATCTTCCTATGAAAACAAGGATTCGTCCAAGAAAACAACCTAGTGAACCGCGTGGGACGAATAAAAAGGTATTTGGAAAAAGCATTGATCAGCGATGCCCAGACGTCCTTTCAAGAGAAGAATTTGGTCACTGGGAGCTTGACCTCGTGATAGGAAAGAAGACTAAAGGAGAGCCATGTCTTATTA
Protein-coding sequences here:
- a CDS encoding IS30 family transposase; translated protein: MKHSNTKPRSYTHLSAEKRGIIQAMHQEGHKQKEIADAVGVNQCTISRELKRGKTRQMNYDHTYVDVYLAETGSRVYKDNRSNSKARGALYGKSNFIKAFEEALLTPKEDRIFSVDTFIHDYRRKHPLERVPCTKTMYKYINLGLLNVRNIDLPMKTRIRPRKQPSEPRGTNKKVFGKSIDQRCPDVLSREEFGHWELDLVIGKKTKGEPCLITLVERKTRKFLTKKTWKWDADSIVKSVKKVILKEGQACFKTLTTDNGSEFSKLSQLEYALKDLEVFFAHAYSAWEKGSNERHNRMLREFLPKGTSFKKLTYQELAHYTNTINNRFRKVLDYQTPNDCYNLEVAKLQETLKEAG